The proteins below are encoded in one region of Triticum aestivum cultivar Chinese Spring chromosome 1B, IWGSC CS RefSeq v2.1, whole genome shotgun sequence:
- the LOC123143116 gene encoding myb-related protein Hv33, producing the protein MERPSSGGVGQPKLRKGLWSPEEDEKLYNHIIRHGVGCWSSVPRLAGLNRCAKSCRLRWINYLRPDLKRGCFSQQEEDHIVALHQILGNRWSQIASHLPGRTDNEIKNFWNSCIKKKLRQQGIDPATHKPLAAADTATSALPDMEKEDHKPLAAAAGSSLATKQPSVFDPFPVCVDYGAGFADGLGAANAAALYGQFGSGKEDTDDDAGFGAADYSCVLDVPENLGYGESSSNSSNRNYSGEVGSMLDGEAGSVLDGEVLHWVKAEPAFAEMERQHDVLLEYDFSLPCQEQSLLANFEFNLEQYF; encoded by the exons ATGGAACGTCCATCGTCCGGCGGCGTGGGGCAGCCCAAGCTCCGCAAGGGGCTGTGGTCGCCCGAGGAGGACGAGAAGCTCTACAACCACATCATCCGGCACGGGGTCGGCTGCTGGAGCTCCGTCCCGAGGCTGGCCGGGCTGAACCGCTGTGCCAAGAGCTGCCGCCTCCGGTGGATCAACTACCTCCGCCCTGACCTCAAGCGCGGATGCTTCTCGCAGCAGGAGGAGGACCACATCGTCGCGCTCCACCAGATCCTCGGCAACAG GTGGTCTCAGATCGCGTCGCACCTGCCGGGCCGGACGGACAACGAGATCAAGAATTTCTGGAACAGCTGCATCAAGAAGAAGCTCCGGCAGCAAGGCATCGACCCCGCCACGCACAAGCCCTTGGCCGCCGCCGACACGGCCACATCAGCATTGCCGGACATGGAAAAAGAGGACCATAAGCCCCTTGCCGCGGCGGCCGGCAGCAGCCTCGCTACGAAGCAGCCGTCCGTGTTCGACCCGTTCCCGGTGTGCGTCGACTACGGCGCCGGGTTCGCCGACGGCCTCGGCGCGGCGAACGCTGCGGCACTGTACGGCCAGTTCGGAAGCGGCAAGGAGGACACGGACGACGACGCCGGGTTCGGCGCCGCGGACTACAGCTGCGTGCTGGACGTCCCGGAGAACCTGGGCTACGGGGAGAGCTCCAGCAACAGCAGCAACCGGAACTACAGCGGTGAGGTGGGCAGCATGCTCGATGGCGAGGCGGGAAGCGTGCTCGATGGCGAGGTGCTACACTGGGTCAAGGCGGAGCcggccttcgcggagatggagcggcagcacgacgtgctgctggagtaTGACTTCTCGCTGCCCTGCCAAGAGCAGAGCCTCCTCGCAAATTTCGAATTCAACTTGGAACAGTACTtctga